In one window of Vibrio sp. JC009 DNA:
- a CDS encoding cystathionine beta-lyase: MPEKKQTKFVTSGRAKKYTNGVVNPPVQRASTIVFDTVADKKKAQANIANNALVYGRRGTTTHFAFQDAMTEIEGGAGCYLYPCGTAAITAAILAFVKTGDHILMVDNCYEPTRNICENMLKKMGIETTYFDPMIGEEIRDLIQPNTALLFLESPGSITMEVQDVPTLASIAHESDIVVVLDNTWGAGVNFSPFDHGVDISLQAATKYIVGHSDVMLGTAVANEKYWPHLREQSYLLGYCVSPDDAYLGLRGIRTLDIRLRQHEENSIRVANWLAQRPEVDHIRHPAFESCPGHEFYKRDFTGANGLFSFVLKTSDEKATTALLDEMEHFSMGYSWGGFESLILAHEPEAIKSIRTVSDPEFSGTLIRLHIGLEHTDDLIADLEAGFERYNAALNR; the protein is encoded by the coding sequence ATGCCTGAGAAGAAACAGACTAAATTCGTAACATCAGGGCGTGCGAAAAAGTATACCAACGGAGTGGTGAACCCTCCTGTACAAAGAGCCTCGACCATTGTTTTTGACACAGTGGCAGACAAAAAGAAAGCGCAGGCAAATATTGCCAATAACGCGCTGGTTTACGGCCGACGCGGCACGACTACCCATTTTGCATTCCAGGATGCTATGACAGAAATTGAGGGTGGCGCGGGTTGCTATCTTTATCCTTGCGGCACCGCAGCTATCACTGCTGCTATCCTCGCTTTTGTTAAAACCGGCGACCATATCCTGATGGTAGACAACTGTTACGAGCCGACACGTAACATCTGTGAAAATATGCTGAAAAAAATGGGCATCGAGACAACTTACTTTGATCCCATGATCGGCGAAGAAATTCGTGACTTGATTCAGCCAAACACCGCATTGCTGTTTTTGGAGTCTCCGGGGTCAATTACCATGGAAGTGCAGGATGTGCCGACTCTGGCAAGCATCGCTCACGAATCTGACATCGTCGTTGTACTGGATAATACCTGGGGCGCTGGCGTTAACTTCTCTCCTTTTGACCACGGCGTGGATATCTCGCTTCAGGCAGCGACCAAATATATCGTTGGTCATTCTGACGTTATGCTGGGCACCGCAGTGGCAAATGAAAAATACTGGCCTCACCTGCGTGAACAGAGCTACCTGCTTGGTTACTGCGTATCGCCAGATGATGCTTATCTTGGTCTTCGCGGGATCAGAACTCTGGATATACGCCTACGTCAGCATGAAGAAAACAGTATTAGAGTTGCGAACTGGCTGGCACAGCGCCCTGAAGTGGATCATATCCGTCACCCGGCTTTTGAGTCCTGTCCGGGCCATGAGTTCTACAAAAGAGACTTTACCGGCGCTAACGGCCTTTTCTCCTTTGTATTAAAAACATCTGACGAAAAAGCAACAACCGCACTGCTGGATGAGATGGAACACTTTAGCATGGGTTACTCTTGGGGTGGGTTTGAAAGCCTTATTCTTGCTCATGAGCCTGAAGCAATTAAATCCATCAGAACGGTTTCTGATCCTGAATTCTCCGGAACTCTGATTCGTCTTCATATTGGTTTAGAGCATACGGACGATCTGATTGCTGATCTGGAAGCGGGTTTTGAGCGTTACAACGCAGCCTTAAATCGCTAA
- a CDS encoding sodium-dependent transporter, with protein MSQVDVVSLDQSGPSRESFGSRLGFILAAAGAAVGLGNIWGFPTQAASNGGGAFLLVYLVMILIVAFPMLVVEMAIGRYGQANPVDSMKSLTANPLGKKIGGLVGWIGLSVPSAVLAFYSIVGGWLICFLLGAITDLMGLEAATAWFKGFSVERNLFGTIVFYVLTILIVQGGVKQGIEKWSTRLMPALFVLFGLLFVYIMMQQGAMDGLKHYLIPDFSKVMDRKLILAAMGQGFFSLTIGGCSMLIYGSYLSKKENLPKMAMNVTLVDTAVAFIAGLVVMPAMFVAMQKGVQIYAEDGSLLSSDTLVFTVLPLMFDSLGLFGQLFAVVFFLLLTIAALTSSISMLECPVALVSERMNTKRTPTSWVLGGLIAAFSVVIVYNFGALFGLVATVATQYLQPTAALMFCLFGGWVWNRHSKIKELEQGYPEFQQGWFGKLWPIYVKFVCPVLVATVIWASFG; from the coding sequence ATGAGTCAGGTAGATGTTGTCTCTTTGGACCAGTCCGGTCCATCCCGTGAAAGTTTCGGTTCCCGTTTAGGTTTTATTCTTGCAGCAGCAGGGGCTGCGGTGGGGCTTGGTAATATCTGGGGATTTCCGACCCAGGCGGCCAGTAATGGCGGTGGTGCTTTTCTTCTGGTTTATCTGGTAATGATCCTGATCGTCGCCTTCCCTATGCTTGTGGTGGAGATGGCTATCGGTCGTTATGGACAGGCTAACCCGGTCGACAGTATGAAGTCGCTGACAGCCAACCCGTTGGGCAAGAAAATCGGCGGTCTTGTTGGCTGGATTGGCCTGAGTGTTCCGAGTGCGGTTCTGGCGTTTTACAGCATTGTTGGTGGCTGGCTTATCTGTTTCTTGCTGGGTGCGATTACCGATCTGATGGGGCTTGAAGCCGCGACCGCGTGGTTTAAAGGGTTCAGCGTAGAGCGTAACCTGTTTGGCACCATTGTCTTTTATGTGCTCACTATCCTGATCGTTCAGGGCGGTGTTAAACAAGGTATTGAGAAATGGTCTACACGCCTGATGCCGGCGCTGTTTGTTCTGTTTGGTTTGCTGTTTGTCTACATTATGATGCAGCAGGGTGCAATGGACGGGTTAAAACATTACCTTATCCCCGACTTTTCTAAAGTAATGGACAGAAAACTGATCCTTGCCGCCATGGGCCAGGGCTTCTTCTCGCTGACTATCGGCGGCTGCTCTATGCTGATTTACGGCTCCTACCTGAGTAAGAAAGAGAACCTGCCGAAAATGGCGATGAATGTCACTCTGGTAGATACCGCCGTTGCCTTTATCGCAGGTCTTGTAGTAATGCCGGCTATGTTCGTGGCAATGCAAAAAGGTGTTCAGATTTATGCCGAAGACGGCTCTTTGCTTAGCTCAGATACTTTGGTATTTACTGTGCTTCCGCTGATGTTCGACAGCCTTGGACTGTTTGGTCAGCTGTTTGCTGTGGTGTTTTTCCTTCTGCTGACAATTGCTGCCCTGACCTCATCAATCTCAATGCTGGAATGTCCGGTTGCTCTGGTGAGCGAGCGTATGAATACAAAGCGAACTCCAACCTCATGGGTACTGGGCGGACTGATTGCCGCCTTCAGCGTGGTGATTGTCTACAACTTTGGCGCTCTGTTTGGTCTGGTAGCGACGGTGGCGACACAATACCTGCAACCAACCGCTGCACTGATGTTCTGTCTGTTCGGCGGCTGGGTCTGGAACCGTCACTCCAAAATTAAAGAGCTGGAGCAGGGCTACCCTGAGTTTCAGCAAGGCTGGTTTGGTAAGCTATGGCCGATATACGTTAAGTTTGTCTGTCCGGTTCTGGTTGCTACGGTCATCTGGGCTTCATTCGGGTAA
- a CDS encoding sodium-dependent transporter — translation MASSSRGQFSSKFGFIMAAAGSAVGLGNIWGFPTQAASNGGAAFLFVYLAMVCILAYPMLVAELTIGRYGQSNPIQSLKKVWPKGKLGAALIGACGMLAASLILSFYAIVAGWLVGAFAGSGFELIGLDSAANWVNSFGESRNLLLMVIFMAMTMYVVKAGVHDGIEVWSTRLMPVLFVLFAVLIVYIFTQDGAMEGLNMYLVPDFSQISPKMLVSAMGQAFFSLSLGVGTIMVYGSYLSKEVNLPKTAAQVAMVDTGVALSAGLLILPAMFVAKNNGVEIFSESGALLSSDTLVFTVLPSMFHTMGTVGIFISLVFFLLMVIAALTSSISMLEVPVACAIEELNQKRSTAVLWIGGLITVISAIIVFNFGALFGFVIQLTTVYAQPLLGLCFALIVGWVWNRDKLLSEIKQGYPELEQGLFWKIWPLYVRVVCPVLMLLVFFA, via the coding sequence ATGGCAAGTAGTTCTAGAGGACAGTTTTCCTCGAAATTCGGTTTCATTATGGCGGCGGCAGGTTCTGCTGTCGGCCTTGGGAATATCTGGGGATTCCCTACTCAGGCAGCAAGTAACGGTGGTGCTGCGTTTCTGTTTGTTTATCTGGCAATGGTTTGCATTCTTGCGTACCCGATGTTGGTTGCGGAACTGACAATTGGTCGCTACGGACAGTCAAACCCGATTCAGTCACTAAAAAAAGTGTGGCCAAAAGGTAAGCTTGGCGCGGCTCTTATCGGTGCCTGTGGCATGCTGGCGGCGTCGCTTATCCTTAGCTTCTACGCTATCGTAGCTGGCTGGCTGGTGGGTGCTTTTGCCGGAAGCGGCTTCGAGCTGATTGGCCTTGATAGCGCAGCGAACTGGGTAAACAGCTTTGGGGAATCCAGAAACCTTCTGCTGATGGTTATCTTTATGGCGATGACCATGTACGTGGTTAAAGCCGGTGTACACGATGGTATCGAAGTCTGGTCTACACGTCTGATGCCGGTTCTGTTTGTACTTTTCGCTGTACTGATTGTTTATATCTTTACTCAGGATGGTGCAATGGAAGGTCTGAACATGTACCTGGTACCTGACTTCTCACAGATCAGCCCTAAGATGCTTGTAAGTGCAATGGGGCAGGCGTTCTTCTCGCTGTCGCTGGGTGTGGGCACCATCATGGTTTATGGTTCGTACCTGAGCAAAGAAGTTAACCTGCCAAAAACCGCAGCACAGGTTGCTATGGTTGATACGGGGGTTGCACTGAGTGCAGGTCTTCTGATCCTTCCGGCTATGTTTGTTGCTAAGAACAATGGTGTTGAAATTTTCTCTGAATCCGGTGCGCTGCTTAGCTCTGATACTCTGGTATTTACCGTTCTGCCGAGCATGTTCCATACAATGGGCACAGTGGGCATCTTTATCAGCCTTGTATTCTTCCTGCTGATGGTTATTGCGGCACTGACTTCATCTATCTCTATGCTGGAAGTTCCGGTTGCCTGCGCAATTGAAGAGCTAAACCAGAAGCGAAGCACTGCTGTACTTTGGATTGGCGGCCTGATCACGGTTATCTCTGCAATCATCGTATTCAACTTTGGCGCTCTGTTTGGATTCGTTATTCAACTTACAACCGTTTATGCACAGCCGCTGCTTGGCCTGTGTTTTGCTCTGATTGTCGGCTGGGTATGGAACCGCGATAAACTGCTTAGCGAAATTAAGCAGGGTTACCCAGAGCTTGAGCAAGGTCTGTTCTGGAAGATCTGGCCTCTGTATGTACGTGTGGTATGTCCGGTACTTATGCTGTTGGTGTTCTTTGCGTAA
- a CDS encoding DNA-3-methyladenine glycosylase I: MCQRCPWVDLSKPDYVKYHDEEWGVPVTDDKTMFEFLVLESAQAGLSWYTILKRRGGYQKAFADYDVVKVSEFTDDDVERLMQDASIIRNRAKISATINNAKRFIEIQKEFGSFCRYIWSFVGYKVKVSHFDNLEDYPAMTPESDALAKDMKKRGFKFVGSTIMYAHMQATGLVNDHVKGCSRREEVMKIPLPDFSAHNEK, from the coding sequence ATGTGTCAAAGATGCCCCTGGGTGGATTTAAGCAAACCGGACTATGTGAAATACCATGATGAAGAGTGGGGTGTACCGGTCACGGATGATAAAACCATGTTTGAGTTTTTAGTGCTTGAATCCGCTCAGGCCGGACTGAGCTGGTATACCATCCTTAAGCGCAGAGGCGGATATCAGAAGGCATTTGCAGATTATGATGTTGTGAAAGTTTCTGAGTTTACCGATGACGATGTGGAACGTCTGATGCAGGATGCCTCCATAATCCGAAACCGAGCGAAGATCTCCGCAACCATAAATAACGCCAAGCGCTTTATCGAAATCCAGAAGGAGTTTGGTAGCTTCTGTCGCTATATCTGGTCGTTTGTGGGTTACAAGGTGAAAGTCAGTCACTTTGACAATCTGGAAGATTATCCGGCAATGACACCAGAATCGGATGCACTGGCTAAGGATATGAAAAAGCGTGGCTTTAAGTTTGTTGGCTCAACCATTATGTACGCGCATATGCAGGCGACCGGGCTGGTCAATGACCATGTAAAAGGGTGTTCGCGAAGGGAAGAGGTGATGAAAATACCGCTTCCGGATTTTTCGGCTCACAATGAAAAGTAG
- the pspB gene encoding envelope stress response membrane protein PspB yields MTAAIITGPLVVFLIFVAPLWLFLHYRSKKTSDTGLSSEEYEKLETLSAKAESLQMRVRTLEKILDSESPNWRRDYER; encoded by the coding sequence ATGACAGCAGCCATTATTACAGGTCCATTGGTTGTATTTCTGATCTTCGTGGCACCTCTGTGGTTGTTTCTTCACTACCGGAGCAAGAAGACGTCGGATACCGGGCTATCTTCAGAGGAGTATGAAAAGCTGGAGACTTTGTCTGCTAAGGCAGAGTCTCTGCAGATGAGAGTTCGTACTCTGGAAAAGATTCTGGATTCAGAGTCGCCTAACTGGAGGCGTGACTATGAGCGATAG
- the pspA gene encoding phage shock protein PspA gives MGIFSRFADIVNSNISSLLDKAEDPEKMIRLIIQEMEDTLVEVRTNSAKAIADKKELARRVDAVEVQILEWQQKASLALAKEREDLARAALIERQKLQDIVKGLHTEQTLVEETIDKLTGEIGKLEAKINETRAKQQALVIRREAAGSRRDVQRSLHTSRTDEAMSKFDQYERRIDELEAEADSYALSGQGKSLDQEFAELQAQDEIEQELAKMKEQMNKDK, from the coding sequence ATGGGTATTTTCTCTCGTTTCGCTGATATCGTGAACTCAAATATCAGTTCACTGTTAGATAAAGCAGAAGATCCTGAAAAAATGATTCGTCTGATTATTCAGGAGATGGAAGACACACTGGTGGAAGTAAGAACCAATTCAGCTAAGGCTATTGCGGATAAGAAAGAGCTTGCCCGCAGAGTGGATGCTGTTGAAGTTCAGATTCTGGAATGGCAGCAGAAGGCGTCTCTGGCTCTGGCTAAAGAGCGTGAAGATCTGGCCCGTGCCGCATTAATCGAAAGGCAGAAGCTTCAGGATATTGTTAAAGGGCTTCATACCGAGCAGACTCTGGTTGAAGAAACCATTGATAAACTGACCGGTGAAATTGGTAAACTGGAAGCGAAAATCAATGAGACCCGCGCGAAACAACAAGCGCTGGTGATTCGCAGAGAAGCGGCCGGCAGCCGTCGTGATGTTCAGAGATCACTTCATACCAGCCGTACTGACGAGGCAATGTCCAAGTTTGATCAGTATGAAAGAAGAATCGATGAACTTGAAGCCGAAGCAGACAGCTATGCGCTTTCAGGACAGGGTAAGTCTTTAGACCAGGAATTTGCAGAATTGCAGGCTCAGGATGAGATTGAGCAGGAACTGGCTAAAATGAAAGAGCAGATGAATAAAGATAAATAA
- the pspF gene encoding phage shock protein operon transcriptional activator, producing the protein MKQQTLIGESPQFLAVLDKVSRLAPIERPVLILGERGTGKELIAQRLHYLSKRWDQPLISLNCSTLSEGLIDSELFGHESGSFTGSKGKHQGRFERAENGTLFLDELATAPLSVQEKLLRVIEYGEYERVGGNRTLNANVRLICATNADIQDLATQDKFRPDLLDRLAFDVIHLPPLRQRQEDIPLLAENFAIKMCRELSIPFFSGFGEKARQQMNDYQWPGNVRELKNVIERAVYQSGNSELPIQELTLNPFVADWQEKEQEKETITKRSFSFPLDYKEWQETLDIELLNSVLTEARHNQKAAAKMLGLSYHQMRGMLRKYNLVGQQTEK; encoded by the coding sequence ATGAAACAGCAGACACTGATTGGTGAATCCCCTCAATTTCTCGCCGTATTGGATAAGGTTTCCAGACTGGCACCCATTGAAAGACCTGTGCTCATTCTGGGTGAACGGGGGACAGGTAAAGAGCTGATAGCGCAGCGCCTTCATTACCTGTCAAAGCGGTGGGATCAGCCACTTATCTCCCTTAACTGCTCCACCTTAAGTGAAGGGTTAATCGATTCAGAGCTCTTCGGCCATGAATCCGGCTCCTTTACCGGCTCAAAGGGTAAGCATCAGGGGCGTTTTGAACGGGCAGAAAACGGTACGCTGTTTCTGGATGAACTTGCCACCGCGCCGCTATCTGTTCAGGAAAAGCTTCTGCGCGTCATCGAATATGGTGAATACGAACGTGTGGGCGGTAACCGCACGCTAAATGCCAATGTACGCCTGATTTGTGCCACCAACGCTGATATTCAGGATCTGGCAACACAGGATAAGTTCCGCCCCGACCTGCTTGACCGGCTGGCTTTCGATGTCATTCACCTCCCCCCTCTGAGACAAAGACAGGAAGATATTCCGCTTCTTGCGGAAAACTTTGCCATAAAAATGTGCCGGGAACTTTCCATTCCGTTTTTCAGCGGATTTGGTGAGAAGGCCAGACAACAGATGAACGACTACCAGTGGCCAGGCAATGTGCGGGAGTTAAAAAACGTGATTGAGCGGGCGGTTTATCAAAGCGGTAATTCAGAGTTACCGATACAGGAGCTGACCCTGAACCCGTTTGTTGCAGACTGGCAGGAAAAAGAGCAAGAAAAAGAAACCATTACCAAGAGAAGTTTCTCCTTTCCGCTAGACTATAAAGAGTGGCAGGAAACACTGGATATTGAGCTTCTTAATTCCGTATTAACCGAAGCCAGACATAATCAGAAAGCAGCTGCAAAAATGCTTGGCCTGAGTTACCACCAGATGCGGGGAATGCTCAGGAAATACAATTTGGTCGGACAACAGACAGAAAAATAA
- the cls gene encoding cardiolipin synthase: MEKFYQVLTLVSLIGYWVLVAGVTLRVVLKRRAVSISLAWLMIIYILPIVGVFCYFLFGELNLGRKRAERAQKMFTPYQEWFNQLQYCQAHKPELMSPQITKIDLLCSHRMGIPALCGNSLALMDSPEQILRSMVKDIENAQSHIRVVFYIWNTGGLADAVGSALARAAKRGVQVQLLLDSAGSNRFFKSHWVDLLKNAGVDVQQALAVSPWRVFLRRLDLRQHRKIVVIDDTVAYTGSMNLVDPSFFKREAGVGQWIDVMTRITGPTVNVLSAIHAWDWEVETGHRILPQLPECLIDKSARSLPIQVVPSGPGMPTNLIQQVLTLAINQATRSLRITTPYFVPSDELLEELKMTAQRGVQVDIIIPKKNDSLMVQWASRAYYSELLEAGVRIFEFDGGLLHTKSVVVDEQYCLVGTVNLDMRSLWLNFELTLAVDDVAFTQNLHDLQLSYIESSSQVTEESWNSRPMYYHFLERAFYLFSPLL, encoded by the coding sequence ATGGAAAAGTTCTACCAGGTGCTAACGCTTGTCAGTTTAATTGGTTATTGGGTGCTGGTTGCCGGTGTTACCCTGCGGGTGGTATTGAAAAGACGGGCTGTCAGCATCTCCCTTGCCTGGTTGATGATCATCTATATCCTGCCTATCGTCGGTGTTTTCTGCTATTTCCTGTTTGGCGAACTGAACCTTGGTCGCAAAAGAGCGGAACGGGCACAGAAGATGTTTACTCCCTACCAGGAGTGGTTTAACCAACTGCAATACTGCCAGGCTCATAAACCTGAGCTAATGAGCCCGCAGATCACCAAAATTGACCTTCTTTGCAGCCACAGAATGGGTATTCCGGCACTTTGCGGAAACTCTCTTGCTTTGATGGACTCACCAGAGCAGATCCTGAGAAGCATGGTAAAAGATATTGAGAACGCTCAGTCTCATATCCGGGTTGTGTTCTATATATGGAATACCGGAGGTCTTGCTGATGCGGTGGGCTCTGCACTGGCAAGAGCGGCTAAGCGGGGCGTTCAGGTTCAGCTACTGCTTGATTCAGCAGGCAGTAATCGTTTCTTTAAAAGCCATTGGGTAGATCTTCTGAAAAATGCTGGTGTCGATGTTCAGCAGGCACTTGCAGTTAGCCCATGGCGGGTATTTCTTCGCCGGCTGGATTTACGTCAGCACAGAAAGATCGTGGTGATTGATGACACTGTTGCCTATACCGGCTCAATGAATCTGGTTGACCCTTCTTTCTTCAAACGAGAGGCTGGTGTTGGTCAGTGGATAGATGTGATGACCCGGATTACCGGCCCGACAGTGAATGTGCTATCGGCTATCCACGCCTGGGACTGGGAAGTGGAAACCGGTCACCGGATCCTGCCTCAACTGCCTGAGTGCCTGATCGATAAGTCTGCTCGTTCGCTGCCTATTCAGGTCGTCCCATCCGGTCCGGGTATGCCGACAAACCTTATCCAGCAAGTACTCACGCTGGCAATTAACCAGGCAACACGTTCCCTGCGTATTACCACCCCCTACTTCGTACCAAGCGACGAATTGCTTGAAGAGCTGAAAATGACCGCTCAGCGCGGCGTTCAGGTTGATATTATTATCCCAAAGAAAAATGACTCTCTTATGGTGCAGTGGGCATCCAGGGCTTACTACTCTGAGCTTTTAGAAGCAGGCGTTCGCATATTTGAATTTGACGGTGGTCTGCTGCATACCAAGTCGGTTGTGGTTGATGAGCAATACTGCCTTGTGGGTACAGTAAATCTGGATATGCGCAGCCTGTGGCTGAATTTTGAGCTGACACTGGCTGTCGATGATGTGGCATTCACTCAGAACCTGCACGATCTTCAGCTCTCCTATATCGAGTCTTCATCTCAGGTAACAGAAGAAAGCTGGAACAGCCGTCCCATGTACTACCACTTTCTGGAACGGGCCTTTTATCTGTTTAGTCCTTTATTATAA
- the sapA gene encoding ABC transporter substrate-binding protein SapA: MKAIAKAIFSISMISLLAGCGKKFDDSQVRERGFVFCGQTAPSSFNPQLVDSGITSEVLSQQLFDSLLKLDPVTHEPVANLAHSWSANEDGTEYTFYLRENVQFQKTDWFTPTRALDASDVVFSFKRIIDNSNPFHQVGNSTYPWFSGIGFSDLIQEVEAINPHTVKFVLAQADNTFLSNIATSYAVILSKEYATRLQISGEEQNIDMFPIGTGPFYLGEYQVGDLVRLKRHNQYWRGTPEMEQIVFDISARGTGPLAKLLRKECDVLTSPLSSQIPIIKQHDELVLEANDAMNVAFVAINTEHPALNDHRVRKALSLAINRRNILDSVYYGTGYQAYSLLPPSSWAYEKDTVRLRYDRNYAVALLRESGFASGLELSMWVPLEPQPYNPSPRKTAELIQASFADIGVKLELLTSDRFNRSELSKVANIDLILTGWIASTGDPDNFLRPLLSCDAEQVGLNVSMWCNPDFDFLLDLAKETNQMRHRINLYKEAQNIMNEEVPVIPLAHGVQFQAHHRSLTGFDITPFSSQSFYQVERRQ, from the coding sequence ATGAAAGCAATAGCAAAAGCAATTTTTTCAATAAGCATGATTAGCCTGCTTGCCGGATGCGGAAAAAAATTCGACGATTCGCAGGTCAGAGAGCGCGGTTTCGTATTTTGTGGTCAGACTGCCCCCTCATCATTTAATCCCCAGTTGGTTGATAGCGGAATTACCTCAGAAGTACTGAGTCAGCAGTTATTCGACTCCTTGCTAAAACTCGATCCAGTTACCCATGAGCCGGTGGCTAACCTTGCACATAGCTGGTCTGCCAATGAAGATGGCACTGAATACACATTTTACCTTCGTGAAAACGTACAGTTTCAGAAAACCGACTGGTTCACGCCAACCAGGGCACTGGACGCATCCGATGTTGTTTTCAGCTTTAAGCGTATCATTGACAACTCCAACCCCTTCCATCAGGTTGGCAACTCAACCTATCCCTGGTTTAGCGGGATCGGTTTTTCCGATCTGATACAAGAAGTTGAAGCGATAAACCCGCACACAGTTAAGTTTGTTCTGGCACAGGCTGACAATACCTTTTTATCAAATATCGCCACCTCCTATGCGGTAATCCTCTCAAAAGAGTACGCCACAAGGCTGCAAATAAGCGGTGAAGAACAAAATATTGATATGTTCCCGATTGGAACCGGGCCTTTTTATCTTGGCGAATATCAGGTCGGCGATCTGGTCAGATTAAAACGGCATAACCAATACTGGCGCGGCACGCCTGAAATGGAGCAGATCGTGTTTGATATCTCTGCCCGGGGAACAGGCCCGCTGGCAAAACTGCTGCGAAAGGAGTGCGATGTACTGACCTCGCCACTTTCAAGTCAGATCCCGATTATCAAGCAGCACGACGAACTGGTTCTGGAAGCGAATGATGCCATGAACGTGGCCTTTGTCGCCATCAATACTGAGCACCCGGCTCTGAATGACCACAGAGTCCGTAAAGCGCTGAGCCTTGCCATAAACCGGAGAAATATCCTCGATTCAGTTTATTACGGCACCGGTTATCAGGCCTATTCTCTGCTTCCGCCGTCATCCTGGGCTTATGAGAAAGACACAGTCCGTTTAAGATACGACAGAAACTATGCCGTTGCCCTGCTAAGGGAGTCCGGCTTTGCTTCCGGTCTGGAGTTATCCATGTGGGTTCCGCTGGAACCTCAGCCGTATAACCCGAGTCCAAGAAAAACCGCAGAACTGATTCAGGCAAGCTTTGCCGATATCGGCGTAAAGCTTGAGCTGCTGACAAGCGACCGCTTTAACCGCAGCGAACTAAGCAAAGTAGCTAATATCGATTTGATTCTCACCGGCTGGATTGCCAGCACCGGCGATCCGGATAACTTCCTGCGGCCTCTGCTTTCCTGCGACGCAGAGCAGGTCGGCCTGAACGTTTCCATGTGGTGTAACCCTGATTTTGATTTCCTTCTCGATCTGGCGAAAGAGACCAATCAGATGCGTCACAGAATCAACTTATACAAAGAGGCGCAAAACATAATGAACGAAGAGGTTCCGGTTATTCCTCTTGCGCACGGTGTGCAGTTTCAGGCCCACCACCGCTCATTAACCGGATTTGATATCACTCCGTTTAGTTCGCAATCCTTCTATCAGGTAGAGAGGCGCCAATAA
- the pspC gene encoding envelope stress response membrane protein PspC, with the protein MSDRQLFRDTVNGKLTGVCAGIAGFFGLEIWLVRILVVSAALLGGSFLVILAYVALTLMLEKQPYDQRDFQSPRDYKLKSKAWQAGQSPSGLLDKLDFELGDVESRVKDMEAYVTSEAFKVNREFKNL; encoded by the coding sequence ATGAGCGATAGACAGTTATTCCGCGATACGGTAAACGGCAAGCTGACCGGAGTGTGCGCGGGTATCGCCGGATTCTTCGGCTTAGAGATCTGGCTGGTGCGGATACTGGTTGTATCGGCCGCGCTGCTCGGCGGGAGTTTCCTGGTTATTCTTGCCTATGTGGCATTAACACTGATGCTGGAGAAGCAACCCTACGATCAGCGCGATTTTCAGTCGCCAAGAGATTACAAGCTGAAAAGTAAAGCATGGCAGGCCGGACAGTCGCCGTCGGGCTTGCTGGATAAGCTGGATTTTGAGCTCGGTGATGTTGAGAGCAGAGTGAAGGATATGGAAGCCTATGTCACTTCAGAGGCTTTTAAAGTGAATCGCGAGTTTAAGAACTTATAG